A window of the Brassica napus cultivar Da-Ae chromosome C5, Da-Ae, whole genome shotgun sequence genome harbors these coding sequences:
- the LOC106431328 gene encoding putative F-box protein At2g02030, producing the protein MVETRAQHRRRVASLTWNKVESNQDVFQDVLSRLPVRSIRSFKTVNRYWHASVSNKHFATIHLAQSRKKPSYIACPRVDKAMKLYLLKPGKFNYRHHATVDPPGRSADHRMHMIASFNGLVCCINQLYDEHEVDYQIWICNPSTEETLLLPQGRPSVWTEPSIGVAYGPDISEYKIFRIFCVGKRNAGKGDYLYECEVYSSSTGAWRSIGPVLHLPMYVCFSPHRSDHVFAGGKIYWLVSLEDPAGIMLSVDMEENFEVMELPYYSTDLRDEDRITVATYLINLGGSPSLVVLHADYFDVWEWKEASWVFVIADEFDFMDFAEIVLFMTSSEKEILFVTDSHLWTYHLDTRKWKKRGRPPTRFTNPAIFPFTQSLLPCNGGVRLDGR; encoded by the exons ATGGTCGAGACGCGAGCTCAGCATCGCAGGCGAGTGGCATCATTGACATGGAATAAGGTAGAATCCAACCAGGATGTATTTCAAGACGTCTTATCTCGACTCCCAGTAAGGTCTATCCGTTCATTTAAAACGGTTAACAGATACTGGCATGCCTCAGTTAGCAACAAACATTTTGCTACGATACATCTCGCTCAATCGAGAAAGAAGCCCTCATACATAGCTTGTCCTAGAGTAGACAAGGCTATGAAGTTGTACTTGTTGAAGCCAGGGAAGTTCAACTATCGACACCATGCTACAGTTGATCCTCCGGGAAGAAGCGCTGATCACCGCATGCACATGATAGCATCGTTCAATGGATTAGTATGCTGCATCAACCAACTCTATGATGAACATGAAGTAGATTATCAGATATGGATCTGCAATCCTTCTACTGAAGAAACTCTGCTTCTTCCTCAAGGCAGACCATCTGTTTGGACTGAACCAAGTATTGGAGTTGCATATGGTCCTGACATTAGCGAGTACAAAATTTTCCGCATATTCTGTGTTGGCAAGAGAAACGCTGGAAAAGGGGATTATCTCTACGAATGTGAGGTGTATTCATCTAGCACTGGTGCGTGGAGGAGCATCGGCCCTGTGCTTCATCTTCCAATGTATGTTTGTTTCAGTCCACACAGATCCGATCATGTCTTTGCAGGAGGGAAGATCTACTGGCTGGTTTCTCTGGAAGATCCTGCAGGTATAATGCTCTCTGTGGATATGGAGGAGAACTTCGAAGTTATGGAGCTGCCTTACTATTCAACAGATCTGCGTGACGAAGACAGGATAACAGTTGCTACGTATCTGATAAACCTGGGAGGATCTCCGTCACTGGTAGTTCTACATGCGGATTACTTTGACGTATGGGAGTGGAAAGAAGCTAGTTGGGTATTTGTAATCGCAGATGAGTTTGATTTCATGGACTTTGCTGAAATTGTATTATTCATGACCTCGTCAGAGAAGGAGATCCTGTTTGTGACTGACTCGCACTTGTGGACTTATCATTTGGATACTAGAAAGTGGAAAAAAAGGGGCAGGCCTCCTACTCGATTTACGAATCCTGCTATCTTCCCCTTCACCCAAAGCCTTCTTCCAT GCAATGGAGGGGTTAGGTTAGATGGAAGGTGA